In Mycobacterium sp. Aquia_213, the sequence TCGTCGCCGGTCAGCTGGGGGTCGACGCACGCCAGGTGCGGATTGCCCACGTCGATCGCCAGCCCGCTGAAGCGCCGGCCACCGACTATCGCCTCGTAGGCCGGTCCCCCGCTGCCCAGCCGGTTGGCCTTGCCCATGTCGACGGTGACGTCGGCGGTGGTGGCGTCGGCGTGGTGCAGGGTGACCATCCGCGGCCCCGCCAGCGATCCGACGACGAACTCGTCGCGGGACTCCAGCCCGCTGGCGCGCAGGTAATGCGCGAACACCCGCACGCCGTTGCCGCACATCTGCGCGGTCGACCCGTCGGCGTTGCGGTAGTCCATGTACCAGTCGTCCGCACCGACGCCGTCGGGCAGTCGATCGAGCACGCGGGCCTTGAGGACAGCACCCGCGGTGGTGATCCGCAGCACGCCGTCGGCACCCAATCCGCGGCGGCGGTCGCACAACGCGGCCACCCGTGCCGCGGTGAGCCGCAGCTCGGCGTCGAGGTCGGGCAGCAGCACGAAGTCGTTCTGGGTGCCGTGGCCCTTGGCAAAGATCACCTGTTTAGGGTACGTGGCGCCAGGCCCGCAGGGTGTCCGCGACGAGGCGAGCCCGGTCGGACTCGGTCGCCGCGCCCACGTCGACCCAGTGCACCCGGTGGTCGCGCCGAAACCACGACCGTTGCCGTCGCACGTAGCGGCGGGTGCCGACAAACGTCAGCTCCTGCGCGTCACGCAAGGCTTCGGGCTCGTCGGCATCCAGTGCGGCGAGCACCTGCGCGTAGCCCAGCGCGCGCGACGCGGTGACGCCGTCGCGCAGGCCCTCACGCAGCAGGGTGCGTACCTCCTCGACCAGACCGTGGGCGAACATGATGTCGGTTCGCCGGGCCAATCTCTCGTCGAGAATTGTTGTGTCACAGTCTAATCCGACGATCGCAGTGCCCCACCGGGGAGCGCCGATCCGGGGGGCGGACGCCGCGAACGGCTGGCCGGTGAGCTCGACGACCTCGAGCGCGCGCACCGTGCGGCGGCCATCGGTGGGCAGGATCGCGGCGGCGGCGGCCGGGTCGCGGCGGGCCAGCTCGGCGTGCAGCATGCCGACTCCGACCTCCGCGAGGCGCTGCTCCCAGCGCGCCCGCACCGCGGGATCGGTCGCGGGAAACGTCCAGTCGTCGAGCAACGACTGGACGTAGAGCATCGAGCCGCCCACGATGACCGGCACCGCGCCGCGGGCCGCGATCGCCTCGATATCCGCGGCGGCGGCTCGCTGATACCGGGCGACGGTCGCGGTCTGGGTGACGTTCAGGACGTCGAGCTGGTGATGCGGGATGCCGCGGCGCTCGTCGACGGGCAGCTTGGCGGTGCCGATGTCCATGCCGCGGTAGAACTGCATGGCGTCGGCGTTGACGATTTCGGCGCCCACCTCGCCGCTGAGTTGCTCGACGGCGTCGAGGGCCAGCTGCGACTTGCCGGTCCCGGTGGGGCCGATGATCGCCAGAGGTCTCATGGCTGCCAGGCTCCGGCGAAGTACCCCACACCGTAGGGCGCTCCCCGGTACAGCTCCTTGGCCGAACGCGGCCCCGGCTCCGTCAGCCCGGCCAGCACCTGAAAGGCGACCCGCCCGAGAATCTGGTCCGACAACCGGCCCACGGCTGCGTTGTCGCCGTTCGCCAGGGCGTCGTCGAGATCCAGCTGGGTGTCGGCGCTGCCGGGGTCATAACCGCCGGGCGCGCCCGGTGTCAGGGTGTTCGCGCCGTCGGCGACGACCAGCACGCCGACCGGATCGGGCGCCTGGTCGATCTCGGCGCGCAGCTGTCTGCCCAAACCCAGCGCGGTGTCGACGTCAAGGCCGGCGTCGTAGACGCGCACCTGCGCGACGGCCTCGGGCCGGGCCTGGCCGCGCAGCCAGCCGGCGATCAAAGCACAGAGCGGGAAGTCGGCCACGGACTCGGGAGGTTCGGCGGCCCGCGGCGAGAGCTGGACCCGCACGTCGGCTCCGTAACCCGCAAAGCTGCCGATCCCGTTGGGGCCCAGCACATCGTCGGCGTCGCCCGTCCCGATCGCGACCCACCGCGACGGCAGCAGCGCGGCAGCTGCCAGCACCGCCGTGGCCAGGTCGGCCAACTCGGCGGCCGCTGCCCCGGCGAGTTCGGGGACCAGCATCGGCGTGGAGGGAACGATCGCGATGGCGCTCAGCACCAGATCAAACTAATCGACGCGCACTAGGTCAACAGGCCAGCCGGCCGGGCCGTTGCGGTCAGCTGCTGCACTCCGCCTCGGCGAGCCGGACCTCGCCCGATCTGCGCAGTGCCTTTTTCGCCAGCTTCTCCGCGAGACTGCTCGACATGGTCGCGGCCTCACCGCGGGCCAGTGCCACGGTCGCGACGGCCACCACCACGACGCCGAAGCCCAGCACGACCTTCGCTGTCCCGTTGCAGTCCAGGTACTCACCGAGCACGGCCATGCCGAGGATCGAACCGACGACCGGTTTGGCCACCACGGATGTCGGCAGTGAGGCGGTCAGCGAACCGGCACGGAACGACGACTGCTGGAAGATCATGCCCGCGAGCGCGGCGGCGATCCACGCGTAAAACTCGGGCGCGGTCAACAGCGCACCGACGCCGTCTCCGACAATCACCACCACGGCTTTGGTCAGCACCGCGAACAGCGCCAGCGACGAACCGGCGACGATGGCCAGCAGCACCGCGGCCACCGCGCCGTGCCACTTCCGCGCGCCCCACAAGCAGAACGCCAGCGCCGGGCCCATCACCAGGGCCACCACTATCCAGGTTTGCACCGAGCCCCGCGAGGCACCGGGATCCGGATCGCCGACGACGACCACCACGGCCAGCGCGGCGGCCAGCAGCAGCGCCCACGTCCATTCCCAGCGGGTGACCGAGCGCCGGGTCATGCGTGCGTAGATCGGCAGCGCGAACAGCAGGGCCGTCACCTGCAGCGACGTGACCAGCATTACGGAGCCCATGGTCAGCGCGGCGGCCTGCAGCGCGTAGTTGGCGATCGCGCCGCCGGCGCCGAGCCACCACTTGCCGTCGCGCACCGACATCCGGAAGAGCTCGAGGTGGCCCACCGGCTTGTCGGTGATCTCCTGCGCTGAACGCTGACGGACGACATTCCCCAGCGCTGACGCGAACGCGGCGAGCAGGGCGAGAACAACCGCGATATCTGTCTTCTCCATCTGCGACCTCCTCCCCGGCGCGCGGCCCCGTGGGCCATCCTCTGCGGTGGGTATTCCCTACCCGTTTCGGAACCGTTTCCGTCGTGTACGCAGTGAAATCACCCGCGCTACTTCGGAAGAAACGGTCCTGCGCTATACCTAGTTCACGAACCTATGTACCGGCTGTGGCACCGCTGTGGCTGGCTGGTGACGCCCGATAGGACCGAGAACCCCCAATGGTGTCATAGCCGGACCCCACCCCCGCTATCTTGACGGCACCCCTTTAGCCCCACAAGTACCAACAACACCAATTGTCTATCACGGTACCGGGCTTCGCGTGGTCGCCCTATGGCCCCGGTAACGGTGGAATCGAACCGTTATCCGGGCCGGGTAACGGGATCTAAGCCGGTTGCTCGGCGGCGCCATCCAGCGCGGCCTCGACGCGTTTGCTGGTTGCGACGGCGTCGACGCGGGCAAGCTCGACGGTGGCGGCCGCCACCACCATCGCGGCCGCGATCAGGGCGACCATCCCGCCGCGGCCGGTGTTCAGTGTCTCGCCGAGGACGATGACACCCAGCAAAGCCGCCACGACGGGCTGGGACACCTGCAAGGTCGGCATCGAAGCGGTCAGCGCGCCGGCCCGGAACGCCGACTGCTCCCACGCGAAACCTCCGAGCGCGACCAGCAGCCAGGCGTACAACTCCGGGCTGACGAACACCGCCCAGCCGCCTTCGCCGAGCCGATGGACGACTCCCTTGGTGAGCACCGCGAAGATCCCCCAGAGCGAACCCGAGACGAAGGCGAACAGCACCGCGGCCAGCGTGCCGCCCCGGACGCGGGCCGCCACGATGGACCCGATCAGCAGCGGCCCCAGCACCGCCACGACGTAGGCCCAGGTCTGCAGCGACGCGTTCGAATGACCCGACCGCGGGTTGCCGACCGTCACGATCACGCACACCGCGGCGGTCAGCACGGTGGCCCAGATCCACTCCCGGCCGGACACCGTGCGCTGGGCCAATCTCGCGCTGATCGGCAACGCGAACAGCAGCGAGAGGACCAGCAACGCCTGCACCAGCAACACCGAGCCCTGGTCCAGCGCGGCCGCCTGCAAGGCGATGCTCCCGATCAGGATCAGCACGCCCCACCGCCACCGTTGATTGCGGGCCAGCTTGGCGAACAGCTGCATCTGGCCGAGCGAGGTGTCGGTAATCCGGTGCGTCGCGCGTTGCTGGAGAACGTCGCCGATCGCGACGCACAGCGCGGAACTCAACGCGAGCAGCGCGGCGATATCCACCTTGTCCATGTGCCGATTCTCTCCGAAGTAGCGGGCGGTTCACGAGTGAACATGCTGGGTGCACCCACCGTTTCACGGCGGGTCGTTCAGCTGGCGATCATCAGGTTGCGGCATACGGCCCGCCAAGCTGCTTGAATACTGGTGGAATCGGTGACGGAGCAGCTGTCGATACAGCAGGTCTCCCGACCGTAGAGGCGCCGCTAAGCGCGGCAGATGCGCGGGTAAGCAAGCGCGCGAAAGGGTGTAGAAGATGGTGACGAGCGCATGACCGACGACGAGTCCCGCCCCAGCGACGCGCCCAAGCCGGCACCACGTCCCGGGCCGCGACCGGGTCCCCGTCCCGGGCCGACACCGCGACCCAGCGCGCACCCGGTGGTGTTGCCCCCGACCAGCAACCCGCACAAGTACGGACGCGTCGACGACGACGGGACGGTGTGGCTGGTCAGCTCGGCCGGCGAACGCATCATCGGCTCCTGGCAGGCCGGCGACCGTGAGGCGGCCTTCACCCACTTCGGCAGGCGATTCGAGGACCTGAGCACCGAGGTCACGCTGATGGAGGAGCGGCTGGCCTCCGGGAGCGGCGATGCACGCAAGATCAAAGCCAACGCCGCCGCGCTGGCCGAGACGTTGCCGACGGCCTCCGTGCTGGGCGACATCGACGCGCTCGCGGGCCGGCTGACCACCCTGGTCGAGCACGCCGACGCCACGGTCGCCGCCGATCGCTCCCGTCGCGACGAGCATCGGGCCGCGCAGACCGCCCGCAAGGAAGCGCTGGCCGCCGAGGCCGAGGATCTGGCCACCAACTCGACGCACTGGAAGGTCGCCGGGGACCGGATGCGCGAGATTCTCGACGAATGGAAGACGGTCACCGGCCTGGATCGCAAGGTCGACGACGCGTTGTGGAAGCGCTATTCCGCGGCGCGCGAGGCGTTCAACCGGCGGCGGGGTTCGCACTTCGCCGAGTTGGACCGCGAGCGCGCGGGCGTGCGGCAGTCCAAGGAGCGGCTGTGCGAGCGGGCCGAGGAGATGTCCGATTCGACGGACTGGGCCGGCACCAGTGCCGAATTCCGCCAGCTGCTGACCGAATGGAAATCGGCGGGGCGCGCGACCCGCGAGGTCGACGACGCGCTGTGGAAGCGCTTCAAGGCCGCCCAGGATGCGTTCTTCTCCGCCCGCAATGCCGTGACGGCGGAAAAGGATGCGGAGTTCGCGGCCAACGCCACCGCCAAGGAGGCGCTGCTGGCCGAAGCCGAGAAGATCGACACCAGCAACCACGAAGCCGCCCGGGCGGCACTGCGGTCGATCGCCGACAAGTGGGACGCGATCGGCAAGGTGCCGCGGGAGCGGTCGGCCGACCTGGAGCGGCGGCTGCGCGCCGTCGAGAAGAAGGTGCGCGACGCCGGGGAGGCAAGTTGGGTCGACCCCGAAGCGCAGGCCCGAGCCGAGCAGTTCGCGACCCGCGCCGAGCATTACGAGCAGCAGGCCCGCAAGGCCGCGGCGGCCGGCCGGAGCAAGGAAGCTCAGGAGGCGCAAGCCAACGCCGAACAATGGCGGCAGTGGGCCCAAGCCGCCGCTGAGGCGCTGACCCGCAGGTCCTAGCGGCTCTCGGCCTGGTCCGGGGGCGTCTCGGCCCCGGGGTCAGCGGGGGTGTCCTGGTCGCCCAGGGTTTCCAGCAGCGTCCTGGACTGTTGCTCGGCGCTGATCCGGCGCCGCTGCTCCTCGGCCGCGAGCTGCACGATCGTGCGCGACCACACCACGCGGGCCCAGTGGAACGTCAACAGAATCACGGTGATCCATGCCACCCACAGCCCGATGCCGGGGCCGGGATGACCGGCGGCCGCGGTCTGGCGTGACCACACCGCCAACAGCCCGGTCGCGCTGGCTATCGACGAGCCCGCCAGCGCGATCCAGGCCAGCGCCCAGCGGCGGGTCAGCAATGCCAGCATCGAGAATCCGACGCCGAAAACCAGTGCCAGCCAGGCGAAGACCTTCGAAGGCAGCGACAGCGCGGCCGCACCGGCGCCGTGACTGCTGAACAGCACGTCCCAGCCGCGGACCTGGCCGGTATGCGGCAAGATGAACGATCCCAGCAGCACGAACACCAGGATGGCGACGATGAATGCCCTTGGGCCGGGGTCGATTTCGCGTGCGACGCGGCGTTCTGCGGCCTCGATCTCGGCGCGCAGTGCGTCAAAGTCCGTGTGTTCTTTAGTCATCGGGTACATCCCAGGGGTTCGACTTGTTCAATGGCCGGCCCAATGCCGGGCATGCCCAACCCGATGCCGCGCGGGCGCCGGCCGGCCGCGTGCGCGTCACCGGCTCTGGTGCGACGGTGGGTCAGGATGCCGGCGTCGGCGATCAGGTGGTGCGGCGCGGCCTCGGTGACCGCAGTGGTGATGATGTCGCCGGGGCGCACCGAGGCGTCGGCGGTGAAGTGCACCAGCCGGCCGTCGCGCGCCCGCCCCGTCATCCGTGCGGTGCGGGCGTCCTTGCGGCCCTCGCCGGTGGCGACCAGCAATTCGACGGTCTGGCCGATCAGTTCGCGGTTGCCCTCCAGCGAGATCTGCTCCTGCAGCTCGATCAGCCGCATATAGCGTTCCTGCACAACGGTTTTCGGTAGCTGCTCGTCGAGTTCCGCGGCGGGGGTGCCGGGTCGCTTGGAGTACTGGAAGGTGAACGCGGCCGCGAACCGGGCCCGGCGCACCACGTCGAGGGTGGCCGCGAAGTCCTCTTCGGTCTCCCCGGGGAATCCGACGATGAGGTCGGTGGTGATGGCCGCATGCGGCATGGCCGCCCGCACCCGGTCGATGATGCCGAGGTAGCGCTCGGCGCGATACGAGCGCCGCATCGCCCGCAGCATCCGGTCGGACCCCGACTGCAACGGCATGTGCAGCGCCGGGCAGACATTCGGCGTCTGCGCCATTGCCTCGATGACATCGTCGGTGAACTCCGCCGGGTGCGGCGAGGTGAACCGCACGCGTTCCAGCCCGTCGATGCCGCCACAGGACCGCAGCAGCTCGGCGAAGGCCCCATGGTTACGGGGCAATGCCGGATCGGCGAACGAGACGCCGTAGGCGTTGACGTTCTGCCCCAGCAGCGTGACTTCCAGCACGCCGTCGGCCACCAGCGATCGCACCTCGGCCAGGATATCTGCCGGGCTGCGGTCGACCTCCTTGCCCCGCAGCGACGGGACAATGCAGAACGTGCAGCTGTTGTTGCAACCGACGGAGATGGAAACCCAAGCGGCATAGGCAGATTCGCGGGCGCTGGGCAGCGACGACGGGAACTCCTGGAGTGCCTCGACGATTTCCACCTGGGCGACTTTGTTGTGCCGGGCCCGGTCGAGCAGGGTGGGCAGCGACCCGATGTTATGCGTACCGAAGACCACATCGACCCAGGGCATCTTGCGCAGCAAGGATTCTCGGTCCTTCTGGGCCAGGCAGCCGCCGACCGCGATCTGGAAGTCGGGATTCTCACGCTTGCGCGGGGCCAGATGGCTGAGGTTGCCGTAGAGCTTGTTGTCGGCGTTTTCACGCACCGCGCAGGTGTTGAAGACCACCACATCCGCGTCGGCGCCCTCGTCGGCGCGGTGGTAGCCGGCGGCCTCGAGCAGGCCCGCCAACCGCTCGGAATCGTGGACATTCATCTGACAGCCGTAGGTGCGCACCTGGTAGGTACGCGCCGAAGCCACTGTCGAAGTCACGGGGCCATGGTACGGCGACCGGGGCCTACCCCATTAACGCGCAGCTAGACGCGGCGGCGTTCCCGTTCGGCGTTCAGCTCGGCGAGGACAACCTCGCAGGCCAGGTTCTGGCTGTAGCCACGGCGGGCCAGCATTCCCACCAGCCGGCGAGTGATCCGCGCGTCGTCCCCGCTGAGCGTGTCCCGCCGCAACTTGGCCCGCACCAGCTCTTCGGCCCGGTCTCGCTCGGCACCGGCGTCAATGCCGGCCAGTGCCGTGTTGATGAGCTCTTTGTCGACGCCCTTGGTGTGCAGCTCGGCGGCCAATGCGCGCCTGCTCTTTCCCGCCCTGGTGTGCCGGGACTGCACCCACTGCTGGGCGAAGTCGGCGTCATCCACCAGCCCGACGGCGGCCAGCCGGTCGAGCACCCGAGCACTGACGTCGTCGGGGTATCCGCGTTTCGCAAGCTGACCGGACAACTCGGCCCGGGTGCGCGACCTCGCGGTGAGCAGGCGCAGGCACAGTGCCCGCGCCTGCTCTTCGCGGGAGGGCTCAGAAGTCGACGGGTGCGGGCAAGACGTCGTCATCGGTCACCACGGCACCAATGCCCAGCTTTTCCTTGATCTTCTTTTCGATCTCGTTGGCAACGTCGCCGTTCTCCACCAAGAAGTTGCGGACGTTCTCCTTGCCCTGGCCGAGTTGTTCGCCTTCGTAGGTGAACCAGGAACCGGACTTGCGAATGAAGCCCTGGTCCACACCCATGTCGATCAGCGAGCCTTCCCTGCTGATGCCACGGCCGTAGAGGATGTCGAACTCGGCTTGCTTGAAGGGCGGCGCCACCTTGTTCTTGACGACCTTGACCCGGGTGCGGTTGCCGACCGCGTCGGTGCCGTCCTTGAGCGTCTCGATCCGGCGCACATCCAGGCGCACGGACGCGTAGAACTTCAACGCCTTTCCACCCGTGGTGGTTTCGGGGCTGCCGAACATCACCCCGATCTTCTCGCGGAGCTGGTTGATGAAGATCGCCGTGGTTTTTGAATTGCTCAGCGCGCCAGTCATTTTCCGCAGCGCCTGGCTCATCAGCCGGGCCTGCAGGCCGACGTGGCTGTCGCCCATCTCGCCCTCGAGCTCCGCGCGCGGCACCAGTGCGGCCACCGAGTCGATGACCAGAATGTCCAGGGCGCCGGAGCG encodes:
- a CDS encoding DMT family transporter — protein: MEKTDIAVVLALLAAFASALGNVVRQRSAQEITDKPVGHLELFRMSVRDGKWWLGAGGAIANYALQAAALTMGSVMLVTSLQVTALLFALPIYARMTRRSVTRWEWTWALLLAAALAVVVVVGDPDPGASRGSVQTWIVVALVMGPALAFCLWGARKWHGAVAAVLLAIVAGSSLALFAVLTKAVVVIVGDGVGALLTAPEFYAWIAAALAGMIFQQSSFRAGSLTASLPTSVVAKPVVGSILGMAVLGEYLDCNGTAKVVLGFGVVVVAVATVALARGEAATMSSSLAEKLAKKALRRSGEVRLAEAECSS
- a CDS encoding DUF349 domain-containing protein; protein product: MTDDESRPSDAPKPAPRPGPRPGPRPGPTPRPSAHPVVLPPTSNPHKYGRVDDDGTVWLVSSAGERIIGSWQAGDREAAFTHFGRRFEDLSTEVTLMEERLASGSGDARKIKANAAALAETLPTASVLGDIDALAGRLTTLVEHADATVAADRSRRDEHRAAQTARKEALAAEAEDLATNSTHWKVAGDRMREILDEWKTVTGLDRKVDDALWKRYSAAREAFNRRRGSHFAELDRERAGVRQSKERLCERAEEMSDSTDWAGTSAEFRQLLTEWKSAGRATREVDDALWKRFKAAQDAFFSARNAVTAEKDAEFAANATAKEALLAEAEKIDTSNHEAARAALRSIADKWDAIGKVPRERSADLERRLRAVEKKVRDAGEASWVDPEAQARAEQFATRAEHYEQQARKAAAAGRSKEAQEAQANAEQWRQWAQAAAEALTRRS
- the recA gene encoding recombinase RecA, translating into MAQAPDREKALELAMAQIEKSYGKGSVMRLGDETRQPISIIPTGSIALDVALGIGGLPRGRVVEIYGPESSGKTTVALHAVANAQAAGGVAAFIDAEHALDPDYAKKLGVDTDSLLVSQPDTGEQALEIADMLIRSGALDILVIDSVAALVPRAELEGEMGDSHVGLQARLMSQALRKMTGALSNSKTTAIFINQLREKIGVMFGSPETTTGGKALKFYASVRLDVRRIETLKDGTDAVGNRTRVKVVKNKVAPPFKQAEFDILYGRGISREGSLIDMGVDQGFIRKSGSWFTYEGEQLGQGKENVRNFLVENGDVANEIEKKIKEKLGIGAVVTDDDVLPAPVDF
- the dapF gene encoding diaminopimelate epimerase, with protein sequence MIFAKGHGTQNDFVLLPDLDAELRLTAARVAALCDRRRGLGADGVLRITTAGAVLKARVLDRLPDGVGADDWYMDYRNADGSTAQMCGNGVRVFAHYLRASGLESRDEFVVGSLAGPRMVTLHHADATTADVTVDMGKANRLGSGGPAYEAIVGGRRFSGLAIDVGNPHLACVDPQLTGDELAALDVAAPVQFDRAQFPEGVNVEVLTAAAEGVVQMRVHERGVGETRSCGTGTVAAAVAALADAGADTGTLTVRVPGGDVVVTITDATSYLRGPSVLLARGLVSEDWWNAQ
- a CDS encoding DMT family transporter; amino-acid sequence: MDKVDIAALLALSSALCVAIGDVLQQRATHRITDTSLGQMQLFAKLARNQRWRWGVLILIGSIALQAAALDQGSVLLVQALLVLSLLFALPISARLAQRTVSGREWIWATVLTAAVCVIVTVGNPRSGHSNASLQTWAYVVAVLGPLLIGSIVAARVRGGTLAAVLFAFVSGSLWGIFAVLTKGVVHRLGEGGWAVFVSPELYAWLLVALGGFAWEQSAFRAGALTASMPTLQVSQPVVAALLGVIVLGETLNTGRGGMVALIAAAMVVAAATVELARVDAVATSKRVEAALDGAAEQPA
- the miaB gene encoding tRNA (N6-isopentenyl adenosine(37)-C2)-methylthiotransferase MiaB — translated: MNVHDSERLAGLLEAAGYHRADEGADADVVVFNTCAVRENADNKLYGNLSHLAPRKRENPDFQIAVGGCLAQKDRESLLRKMPWVDVVFGTHNIGSLPTLLDRARHNKVAQVEIVEALQEFPSSLPSARESAYAAWVSISVGCNNSCTFCIVPSLRGKEVDRSPADILAEVRSLVADGVLEVTLLGQNVNAYGVSFADPALPRNHGAFAELLRSCGGIDGLERVRFTSPHPAEFTDDVIEAMAQTPNVCPALHMPLQSGSDRMLRAMRRSYRAERYLGIIDRVRAAMPHAAITTDLIVGFPGETEEDFAATLDVVRRARFAAAFTFQYSKRPGTPAAELDEQLPKTVVQERYMRLIELQEQISLEGNRELIGQTVELLVATGEGRKDARTARMTGRARDGRLVHFTADASVRPGDIITTAVTEAAPHHLIADAGILTHRRTRAGDAHAAGRRPRGIGLGMPGIGPAIEQVEPLGCTR
- the recX gene encoding recombination regulator RecX; translated protein: MTTSCPHPSTSEPSREEQARALCLRLLTARSRTRAELSGQLAKRGYPDDVSARVLDRLAAVGLVDDADFAQQWVQSRHTRAGKSRRALAAELHTKGVDKELINTALAGIDAGAERDRAEELVRAKLRRDTLSGDDARITRRLVGMLARRGYSQNLACEVVLAELNAERERRRV
- the miaA gene encoding tRNA (adenosine(37)-N6)-dimethylallyltransferase MiaA, which gives rise to MRPLAIIGPTGTGKSQLALDAVEQLSGEVGAEIVNADAMQFYRGMDIGTAKLPVDERRGIPHHQLDVLNVTQTATVARYQRAAAADIEAIAARGAVPVIVGGSMLYVQSLLDDWTFPATDPAVRARWEQRLAEVGVGMLHAELARRDPAAAAAILPTDGRRTVRALEVVELTGQPFAASAPRIGAPRWGTAIVGLDCDTTILDERLARRTDIMFAHGLVEEVRTLLREGLRDGVTASRALGYAQVLAALDADEPEALRDAQELTFVGTRRYVRRQRSWFRRDHRVHWVDVGAATESDRARLVADTLRAWRHVP